From Aspergillus fumigatus Af293 chromosome 3, whole genome shotgun sequence, a single genomic window includes:
- a CDS encoding zinc metalloproteinase family protein has protein sequence MPFFKPLRRRSKASFHTSKSNEFKLESPSNGDMTSGKSSSTLETASYSSITPPSSIKPNASSPNLPALTEVNSNVNGTSTPLTVPPQRPGLAPVPPSQRNSMVAGSTISVNSRSPTPSSPYAPRIISISDNAWVHQKVLLIYGQIGDPRQHPLDGNVTVYHHQDGFPSIAWPVTSSHFKALVHLAPGPNRLRFDFVSTKLSTGSAYPAIHSSWISINYLPLVNAPPLQLVILLGKDSDGTFDAVPERQQREGNGLETAIRKFRTAAYLWQAFTAEQMFRNNFGRRCFRFEEEWQTGTLSRRDATDGLMRNEAKVHVIRTDKTVAELRALDIAQQHGPATRKDELFNIAKEAVKNYFRPKEGQKQYVSVLLLDSHWDKTSKTITGHAALGSSGDNIKMAIFGSHCLQSYPSCLEEVVEAFSDCTRTNTDFVANDCGEAGSSWEAANIGIGAHLHEVGHLFGCPHQESGIMLRDYVRLNRSFTTREPFSTRTKTQGLKLCLPQDECGWHRLDALRFRFHPCFRLPSDAPVSSDDSVQVWPVENGKILFTAPSGIAFIELYAEGEDVCHNFIEYLNSESSSNGLPKQVIVTESELRQRLFGNEKEKKKNVKLAVFSGALGSYTVESIASLKSKLSLVKLPKGQSGYKSGKLGFSQMDGSQPEQLLLDCAFVSTKLLTSIKIYHGLALDGLEFCYEDSTSQLFGKRGGKPGGDEFVLDTRRGEILLGFYVRAGAWIDGIEILTSLGRRSGIFGNARGGSGHTLIPPLGYKIAGISGSCGSWVDGFSLIIMH, from the exons ATGCCGTTCTTCAAACCGTTGCGTCGCCGCTCCAAGGCGAGCTTCCATACCAGCAAATCCAACGAGTTCAAACTCGAGTCCCCGTCCAATGGCGACATGACATCGGGAAAATCTTCCTCGACTCTCGAGACAGCTTCATACAGTTCCATCACTCCGCCTTCTTCTATCAAACCCAATGCGTCCTCCCCCAATCTCCCAGCGTTGACCGAGGTCAACAGCAATGTCAATGGCACAAGTACCCCGCTTACTGTGCCCCCTCAGCGACCTGGTCTTGCCCCTGTTCCTCCGTCTCAGCGAAATAGCATGGTT GCTGGTAGTACAATCTCAGTCAATAGCCGATCACCAACTCCGTCCTCTCCTTACGCTCCGAGGATTATCTCCATCTCGGATAATGCATGG GTACACCAAAAAGTGCTACTGATTTACGGACAAATCGGAGACCCAAGGCAACATCCGCTGGACGGAAATGTTACGGTATACCACCATCAAGATGGGTTTCCGTCGATCGCCTGGCCGGTCACCTCCTCTCACTTCAAAGCCCTAGTACATCTAGCACCAGGTCCCAACCGATTACGATTCGACTTTGTCTCCACAAAGCTCTCAACTGGCAGCGCTTATCCTGCCATTCATTCCTCATGGATCAGCATAAACTATCTGCCATTAGTCAACGCTCCTCCCTTACAATTGGTGATTCTGCTTGGCAAGGATTCGGATGGGACTTTCGATGCGGTACCGGAAAGGCAGCAGCGAGAAGGGAATGGTCTCGAAACTGCAATCCGAAAATTTAGAACGGCGGCTTACTTATGGCAAGCGTTCACCGCTGAGCAGATGTTCCGTAACAATTTTGGGAGGCGGTGTTTCCGCTTCGAGGAGGAGTGGCAGACAGGCACCCTAAGCCGTCGTGATGCGACCGATGGCTTGATGCGGAATGAGGCCAAGGTTCATGTTATCCGTACCGATAAGACAGTAGCAGAACTCCGTGCGCTTGATATCGCTCAGCAGCATGGTCCTGCCACTAGGAAAGATGAACTGTTCAATATTGCGAAGGAAGCCGTGAAGAACTATTTCCGACCAAAGGAGGGGCAAAAGCAGTATGTTTCAGTTTTGCTTCTGGACTCTCACTGGGACAAGACATCTAAAACAATCACCGGCCACGCTGCGCTGGGATCGAGTGGGGACAACATCAAGATGGCGATATTCGGCTCCCACTGTCTCCAGAGTTACCCATCTTGCCTTGAGGAAGTGGTGGAAGCTTTCTCCGACTGTACTCGCACCAACACCGACTTTGTAGCAAACGACTGCGGAGAGGCGGGCTCGAGCTGGGAAGCAGCGAATATCGGTATTGGAGCTCACCTCCACGAAGTTGGGCACCTCTTCGGATGTCCGCACCAGGAATCGGGGATCATGCTCAGGGACTATGTCCGTCTGAATCGTTCTTTCACAACTCGCGAGCCCTTCTCGACACGAACCAAAACCCAGGGCCTGAAGCTGTGTCTGCCGCAGGACGAATGTGGCTGGCACCGACTCGATGCATTGCGCTTCAGGTTCCATCCATGTTTCCGCCTGCCTTCAGACGCCCCCGTGAGCTCGGACGATAGCGTGCAGGTGTGGCCTGTCGAAAACGGGAAGATTTTGTTCACTGCCCCCTCCGGCATCGCTTTCATTGAACTTTATGCTGAGGGGGAGGATGTGTGCCATAACTTTATTGAGTACCTTAACAGCGAATCCAGCAGTAACGGGCTCCCCAAACAGGTAATTGTAACAGAAAGTGAACTCCGACAACGGTTGTTCGGCaacgagaaagagaagaagaaaaatgtcAAATTGGCCGTCTTCTCTGGTGCGCTTGGAAGCTATACCGTTGAGTCTATCGCTTCCTTGAAGTCCAAACTGTCTCTAGTGAAATTGCCGAAGGGCCAGTCTGGGTACAAGAGCGGCAAGCTTGGTTTCTCTCAAATGGACGGTAGTCAACCAgagcagctgctgctggattGTGCATTCGTGTCAACCAAACTTTTGACCTCGATCAAGATCTATCATGGACTGGCCCTCGACGGACTCGAATTCTGTTACGAAGACTCTACTAGCCAGCTCTTCGGGAAGCGAGGGGGAAAGCCCGGTGGTGATGAGTTTGTACTTG ACACTAGGCGGGGTGAGATACTGCTCGGTTTTTACGTTAGGGCTGGTGCCTGGATCGATGGAATCGAGATTTTGACAAGCTTAGGCCGGAGATCTGGAATTTTCGGCAACGCTCGGGGAGGCTCCGG GCATACATTGATACCGCCTTTGGGTTACAAAATTGCCGGTATTTCAGGATCCTGTGGATCCTGGGTCGACGGCTTCTCACTAATCATAATGCACTAA
- a CDS encoding grainyhead-like protein codes for MFSNRKNSQKPDDEFIQRFQKTFSEVVPLGSQRNAPGLGQVAGNQPITPSRLMESDGIKVNDTTPRAAQDLRFTPSFVDPNSLSYMNFPAQQSGYYTPNSEGLGPLFHSQAGDLHTPGMSMITPMSLTQQLPGPTLTAGGQAFSLDHYDQHYINPHFHNPQAFAPQPSFAPSAFVHRDSGYDAMDESVDEMSLNDVDMQGNTSQFATSAAHDLSDTPGSSENFRYHVTLRAPTAMIKHQNEIPISYLNKGQAYSVSVIDSNPPPMTGHPVRYRTFIRVSFQEEEQRSKPAACWQLWKEGRGSSEAYQRGGKLQAVEYVDPTQGGIEDHKQRQIQLESASFDGFCVTWTANPATGVPECAISVRFNFLSTDFSHSKGVKGIPVRLCAKTEMIGPESADSREAEVCYCKVKLFRDHGAERKLSNDVAHVKKTIEKLRQQIAQAGIGAGSYGKRKRAGNPISLKNSDQRPAKISKHKRTWSMSSQDGDKLSVEDDLHAKLAMLQDMFSSTRPMSILGLRGDEQDDPDLYPVILPGDSFDQVKKEGSAKPGDPRLSIDASAYTLSPTSSNVSINSPCHPPQLQQQGHFYDSGYQGSMGNSRDNSRPSSEFSGEKMILKHPVKVQRISGGSNLPMGYIEAVDIDPTYRPPAERPQKPIACFYIRFPRTHQNGDDYYRAVYLTERTVRDLMEKISMKQKIDPQRIVRVLHVKENGLKIMVDDDVVRELPDGQDMVVEISEASAFDNAVANSSDHLNPAVEVKLSY; via the exons ATGTTTAGCAACAG AAAAAACTCCCAGAAGCCAGACGATGAGTTCATTCAACGATTTCAGAAAACTTTCTCGGAGGTTGTCCCCCTAGGCTCGCAACGCAACGCTCCCGGTTTGGGGCAAGTGGCTGGCAACCAGCCTATCACTCCGTCTAG GCTCATGGAGAGTGATGGTATCAAAGTCAACGACACTACACCGCGCGCCGCACAAGACTTGCGATTTACACCTTCTTTTGTCGACCCGAACTCTCTATCCTATATGAACTTCCCAGCCCAACAGAGTGGGTATTACACACCGAATTCGGAAGGTTTGGGGCCATTGTTTCATAGCCAAGCTGGAGACCTACACACGCCCGGCATGAGCATGATCACACCAATGTCCCTTACCCAACAACTACCCGGCCCAACCTTAACCGCTGGTGGCCAGGCATTTAGCCTGGACCACTATGATCAGCACTATATCAATCCACATTTTCACAACCCACAGGCATTCGCCCCACAACCGTCTTTCGCACCCAGCGCATTTGTTCACCGCGATTCAGGCTACGACGCTATGGATGAGTCTGTGGATGAAATGTCGCTAAATGATGTCGATATGCAGGGAAATACTTCCCAGTTTGCCACTTCAGCCGCACATGATCTTTCAGATACTCCAGGATCTAGTGAGAA TTTCCGCTACCATGTCACATTGCGTGCCCCAACTGCGATGATAAAGCACCAGAACGAAATTCCCATATCATATCTAAACAAAGGACAGGCTTATTCAGTTTCTGTCATAGACTCGAACCCGCCGCCCATGACGGGCCATCCGGTAAGATACCGCACGTTCATTCGCGTCTCtttccaagaagaggagcagagaTCAAAGCCTGCTGCTTGCTGGCAATTATGGAAGGAGGGACGTGGCTCTAGCGAGGCGTATCAGCGAGGCGGCAAGCTCCAGGCGGTTGAATATGTCGATCCGACCCAAGGAGGCATTGAAGATCACAAGCAACGGCAAATTCAACTAGAGAGCGCTTCGTTTGATGGATTTTGTGTTACGTGGACCGCCAATCCGGCGACTGGAGTACCTGAATGCGCCATCTCCGTTCGCTTCAATTTCCTATCCACGGATTTTAGCCATTCAAAAGGTGTCAAAGGCATCCCCGTAAGACTTTGTGCCAAAACGGAGATGATTGGTCCGGAGAGCGCAGACTCTCGCGAAGCCGAAGTATGCTACTGCAAAGTCAAGCTTTTCCGTGACCATGGAGCGGAACGGAAGCTGTCTAACGACGTCGCTCATGTGAAGAAGACCATTGAGAAGCTGCGCCAGCAGATCGCTCAGGCTGGAATAGGTGCAGGCAGTTATGGCAAGCGGAAGCGAGCTGGTAACCCTATTTCTCTGAAGAATTCTGACCAACGCCCTGCGAAGATCTCCAAACACAAGAGGACTTGGTCAATGAGCTCACAGGATGGCGACAAACTGTCCGtggaagatgatcttcatgCTAAGTTAGCCATGTTGCAGGACATGTTCAGTTCCACTCGGCCAATGAGTATTCTCGGACTTCGGGGCGACGAACAAGACGACCCGGATCTATATCCCGTGATCTTACCTGGCGACTCATTTGAtcaggtgaagaaggagggcTCAGCGAAGCCCGGTGACCCTCGTCTTAGTATCGATGCCTCTGCTTATACTCTGTCACCGACCAGCAGCAATGTTTCGATCAACTCTCCCTGTCATCCCCcacagcttcagcagcaggGACATTTCTACGATTCCGGTTACCAGGGATCAATGGGCAACTCAAGGGACAATTCGCGACCTAGTTCGGAATTCTCTGGAGAGAAAATGATTCTCAAGCACCCAGTCAAAGTGCAGAGAATCTCTGGAGGCTCGAATCTCCCAATGGGATATATCGAAGCTGTGGATATCGATCCCACCTATAGACCACCTGCGGAGCGTCCTCAAAAGCCGA TTGCATGTTTCTACATTCGCTTTCCACGGACCCACCAAAACGGCGATGATTATTACCGTGCAGTCTATCTGACCGAGCGAACCGTTCGTGATCTGATGGAAAAGATTTcaatgaagcagaagatcgaTCCACAGCGTATAGTACGCGTTCTGCACGTTAAGGAGAATGGCCTCAAGATCATGgttgatgacgatgtggtCCGTGAGTTGCCCGATGGCCAAGATATGGTCGTCGAGATTTCAGAAGCATCAGCATTCGACAATGCAGTCGCAAACAGTTCCGATCACCTAAATCCTGCGGTGGAGGTCAAATTGAGCTACTGA
- a CDS encoding putative DNA ligase I, translated as MPSPAKKRKREAPDSTPQRVRSIASFFQGQSNKKAEKTEQIVDSATESAADETLSDEALARKLQAEFDKEGAAPAVEPEVPNHKPIQEPYAPTESDSGPPKKVPKTNTISLQSSVGTEDTISLSIPFDQSPLTFDSTKCAAELQVHWATEGGNASYALLTRAFVLANATTSRIRIVDTLVNFLRVLIEGDPSSVLPAVWLATNSISPPYDELELGLGGSAISKALKKVYGLNPYGLKSLYDKYGDAGDVAFEAKKRQSFTLMKPKPLTIKGVYQSLRKIATSKGSGSQESKQRIVEKLLQDTRGAEESRYIVRTLVQNLRIGAVKTTMLIALARAFLYSKPEGAEFTIRSRQDLTRLKKEELAEIYSRAEEIVKASYARHPNYNDLVTCLLESGVTEELLLRCGLQLHVPLRPMLGSITRDLSEMLTKLQGRDFSCEYKYDGQRAQVHCDEKGKVSIFSRHLENMTEKYPDLVSLVSQIRGESVSSFILEGEVVAVDNKTGGLQTFQVLTNRAKKNVEIGAININVCLFAFDLMYLNGEPLLDRPFRERRELLRSLFVEIPNRFTWVKSLDATSADSETVLEFFKSALENKCEGIMVKVLDNAPKTSLEQNKEASTSNGMDVTSGEPLENAGKGGRRKALLSTYEPDKRLESWLKVKKDYSTSSETLDLIPIAGWHGQGRKAKWWSPILMAVRNPETGSLEAVTKCMSGFTDKFYQANKDKYAEGTPNVISRPAYVEYYGEPDVWFEPQEVWEMAFADITLSPTYTAAIGLVSDERGLSLRFPRFLRVRDDKSIDEATTSDYLALLWRKQAERKKEEEQHPSRDTEQLGWQEE; from the coding sequence ATGCCCAGCCCGGCCAAAAAGCGCAAAAGAGAGGCTCCAGATTCAACCCCACAGCGTGTCCGGAGCATAGCGTCATTCTTCCAGGGACAATCCAacaagaaggccgagaagaCGGAACAAATTGTTGACTCTGCTACCGAAAGTGCAGCAGACGAAACACTATCTGACGAAGCTCTTGCTCGCAAGCTTCAAGCGGAGTTCGATAAAGAGGGTGCTGCGCCGGCCGTGGAGCCTGAGGTTCCAAATCATAAGCCTATCCAGGAACCTTACGCCCCGACAGAGTCAGATAGTGGACCGCCTAAGAAAGTCCCGAAAACCAATACAATCTCATTGCAGTCTTCCGTTGGGACAGAAGATACAATAAGTCTTTCCATCCCTTTCGACCAGAGTCCGTTGACGTTCGACTCGACAAAATGCGCGGCAGAGTTGCAGGTCCACTGGGCTACGGAGGGTGGAAACGCCTCATATGCTCTGCTGACTAGAGCGTTTGTGTTGGCAAATGCAACGACTAGTCGAATCAGGATTGTTGATACCCTGGTCAATTTCCTTCGAGTTCTGATTGAAGGCGATCCTTCCAGTGTTTTACCAGCAGTCTGGCTAGCGACCAACTCGATTTCCCCGCCATACGACGAATTGGAGCTTGGTTTGGGAGGCTCCGCGATATCGAAAGCACTGAAGAAGGTCTACGGACTCAATCCTTATGGGCTCAAAAGTCTCTACGACAAGTATGGAGACGCTGGCGACGTGGCTTTCGAGGCAAAGAAAAGGCAGAGCTTCACCTTAATGAAGCCCAAGCCTCTGACGATCAAAGGTGTCTATCAATCCTTAAGGAAGATTGCGACGAGCAAAGGGAGTGGTAGTCAGGAGTCCAAGCAGAGAATCGTGGAGAAACTTCTACAAGACACTCGAGGTGCGGAAGAGAGCCGGTACATTGTACGCACGCTGGTGCAAAATTTAAGAATCGGGGCCGTTAAAACAACAATGCTCATCGCGCTGGCTCGAGCCTTTCTATATTCAAAGCCTGAAGGCGCAGAGTTTACGATACGTTCACGACAAGATCTGACGCGACTAAAGAAGGAGGAACTGGCCGAAATCTACAGCCGGGCGGAAGAAATCGTGAAGGCATCATATGCTAGGCATCCAAACTACAACGACTTAGTTACATGCTTACTTGAAAGTGGAGTTACCGAAGAACTTCTTCTGCGGTGCGGCCTGCAGCTTCATGTACCTCTGAGACCCATGTTGGGCAGTATCACGAGAGATCTCTCTGAAATGCTAACAAAGCTGCAAGGACGGGATTTCAGTTGCGAGTACAAATATGATGGGCAGCGTGCACAGGTGCACTGTgacgagaaggggaaagTATCGATATTTTCTCGCCATTTGGAGAATATGACGGAGAAGTACCCAGACCTTGTGTCCTTGGTCTCGCAAATCAGAGGAGAGAGCGTCTCTAGCTTCATATTGGAAGGAGAAGTTGTCGCAGTAGATAACAAAACGGGTGGACTCCAGACGTTCCAAGTTCTGACAAATCGAGCAAAGAAGAACGTGGAGATAGGAGCAATCAACATTAACGTTTGCCTCTTCGCGTTCGACTTGATGTATCTAAACGGCGAGCCACTATTGGATCGGCCATTCCGCGAGCGCAGAGAGTTGTTACGCAGCCTATTTGTGGAGATCCCAAACAGATTCACTTGGGTCAAAAGCCTCGACGCCACGTCCGCAGACTCGGAGACGGTCTTGGAGTTCTTCAAAAGCGCCCTCGAGAACAAATGCGAAGGGATCATGGTCAAGGTGCTTGACAATGCACCCAAGACGAGCCTTGAACAGAATAAGGAGGCCTCCACGAGCAATGGCATGGATGTGACGAGTGGGGAACCGCTCGAAAATGCGGGCAAAGGCGGCAGACGAAAAGCACTTTTATCAACATATGAACCAGACAAGCGGCTCGAGTCGTGGCTCAAAGTCAAGAAGGATTACAGTACCTCGTCCGAGACCCTAGATCTGATCCCCATTGCTGGCTGGCACGGACAAGGCCGAAAAGCCAAATGGTGGTCCCCCATTCTGATGGCCGTCCGCAACCCTGAAACGGGAAGCCTCGAAGCAGTCACTAAATGCATGTCCGGCTTCACGGACAAATTCTACCAAGCGAACAAGGACAAGTACGCCGAGGGAACGCCCAATGTCATCTCACGGCCGGCCTATGTCGAGTACTACGGCGAACCTGACGTCTGGTTCGAACCGCAGGAGGTCTGGGAGATGGCATTCGCCGACATCACCTTGAGTCCGACGTACACAGCTGCCATCGGCTTAGTGAGCGACGAGCGGGGACTGAGCCTCCGGTTTCCTCGGTTTCTCAGAGTAAGAGACGACAAATCAATAGATGAAGCCACCACATCGGACTATCTGGCTCTCCTGTGGCGGAAGCAGGCCGAAcggaagaaagaggaggagcagcaccCCAGCAGGGACACAGAACAACTAGGTTGGCAGGAAGAGTAG